CCATCACCTGCCTGTCGGGAACGCGGCTGCCGACCCGGATCGACAGCGTCTGCGTCCATGGCGATACGCCGGGTGCGGTCGCGATGGCGCAGCGCCTGCGCGAGCGGCTGGCTTCGGCCGGCATCACCCTTGCCCCGATGTCGGAGGTCATCGGCGCCTGATTTCGGGCGCAGGCGATCATCGTTCCTCATTCCAGCATCAGATGGGTGAGGACGGTGGCCGCGGCATGAAAATCCTCGATCCGCATCGCTTCATGCGGATTGTGGCTGCCATTCTGGTTGCGCACGAACAGCATGACGCTGGGGATGCCGGCATTGGCGAACACCGCCGCATCGTGGCCCGCACCGCTCGGCATCGACAGATGCGGGATGCCGAGACGATCGGCGATGCTGCCGAGCTGGCGCAACAAATCTGCGCTCATCACCGCCGGCTGGCTCCCGGTTCGCTCTCCGAGCGCGAAGCGGACGCCGCGCCTGGTCTCGATCTCGGCGACGAACGTCAGAAGCCGGGCGTGGATTTCATCCAGGAGATCGCGATCGGCGCTGCGCACGTCGAGACAGAAGTTGAGCTCACCAGGGATCTTGCTGAAGCCGTGCTGGCTCGCGTCGGTGAAGACCTCGCCGAACGTGATGGTCGCGGCTCGGCCGGCGCCGTCGAGCTCGCTCCAGAACCGGTCGAGTGACTGGATCAGGTCCGAGACCGCGAACACCGCGTCTTGACGGTACCGGCGCGGCACCGCGCCGGAATGCCCGTAGCTGCCGAGGCAACGTGCCTTGCGATAGCGAAAACTGCCGCTGATGCCGGTGACGAGACCAAGCGGAATCTTCTCCGCTTCCAGCGCCGGTCCTTGTTCGATATGCGTTTCGACGAAGCCGTGGACGCGCTCGGGCGTGAGCAGCCGTTCGCCCTTGGCGACCCCTTCAGGCGACAATCCTAGCTCGCGCATGTGGTCGCGAAGCGGGCGTCCAGTGTCGGAGCGGGGCAGATCGAGCAACTCGGGGGGCAGCAGGCCGAGCAGGGTGCGGCTGCCGATATAGGAGGCAGGAAACCAGTTGCTCTCCTCGGCGCGGGTCGCGACGACGATGACCGGACGTCTCGGCCGTTGGCCCGCACGCTTCAGTCCAGCGATCGCGGCAAGTCCCGCGATGACGCCGGCGGCCCCGTCAAAGTTGCCCCCGTGCGGCACAGAGTCCAGATGCGAGCCGACGACCCAGGCCGGAAGATCGGGCTCCGTTCCCGAAAGAGTGAGCAATAGATTGCCGGCGGCGTCGACGGCGCGGATGAGTCCGAGCCCGGCGGCCTCCTTGCTGATGAGATCATGCGCGCGCTGTTCGCCGGTACCATAGGCATCGCGGGTCACACCCGGCTCGTCGTGGCTCTGCTCCGCCAATTGATCGAAGAGGCGAACCGCGAGCTCGCGGTCCGCGCTGAGCAGCGGGTGAATGGTCATGCGCGCGCTCCGCGGCGTTGCGGCCAGACCGCAGGGTTAACAAGGAAACGAGGCCGTTCGCCGGCGAGCGCCGCGAGGACGCCGCTGGCGACGTCCTCCGCGGTGCGGGCAAGGCTCGCTTCGGTCGAACCGGCGATGTGCGGCGTCAGTAGCAGCCGCGGGTGGTGGAGCAGGGGATGATCCGCCGGCATGTTTTCGCTTGCGAAGACATCGAGACCGGCACCGGCAAGCGGGCCATTGTCGAGCGCATGGATGAGGGCCATCTCGTCCACGACGCCGCCACGGCCGGTGTTCACCAGAAACGAGCCCGGCCGCATGGCCGCAAATTGCGTCGCGCCGATCAGCTCTTTGGTGGATGCAGTCAGCGGCAAATGCAGCGAGACGATATCGGATCGCGACAGCAGGTCACGAAGCTCGGCGACAGGCTCGACGCCGGTCTCCGCGTAGATTTCCGGCGCGGTTTCGAGGGAATGGGCAATCACCTTCAGCCCGAGCGCCTTCGCGAGAAACGCGGTCTGGCGGCCGATGCTGCCGAAGCCGACAACGCCGAGCGTCAGCCCATGAAGCTCCACGAGCCGGGTGCGGTATTTGAAGCCGAAATCACCGGCGCGCGTGGCGCGGTCGGCTGCGGCCAGCGACTTGGTGAGTGCGAAGATCAGTGCAATCGCGTGCTCGGCAACGGCGCGCA
This region of Bradyrhizobium sp. CCGUVB1N3 genomic DNA includes:
- a CDS encoding Zn-dependent hydrolase codes for the protein MTIHPLLSADRELAVRLFDQLAEQSHDEPGVTRDAYGTGEQRAHDLISKEAAGLGLIRAVDAAGNLLLTLSGTEPDLPAWVVGSHLDSVPHGGNFDGAAGVIAGLAAIAGLKRAGQRPRRPVIVVATRAEESNWFPASYIGSRTLLGLLPPELLDLPRSDTGRPLRDHMRELGLSPEGVAKGERLLTPERVHGFVETHIEQGPALEAEKIPLGLVTGISGSFRYRKARCLGSYGHSGAVPRRYRQDAVFAVSDLIQSLDRFWSELDGAGRAATITFGEVFTDASQHGFSKIPGELNFCLDVRSADRDLLDEIHARLLTFVAEIETRRGVRFALGERTGSQPAVMSADLLRQLGSIADRLGIPHLSMPSGAGHDAAVFANAGIPSVMLFVRNQNGSHNPHEAMRIEDFHAAATVLTHLMLE
- a CDS encoding hydroxyacid dehydrogenase is translated as MAEASRTCLIVQPIHRAGLDLLVRGGLTLRHLKQVVDAQTLVREAGDCVVVVTRSAGFPTAAIEAAPALQVIGSHGVGVDAIDVPLATTRGIAVVNAPQSNVRAVAEHAIALIFALTKSLAAADRATRAGDFGFKYRTRLVELHGLTLGVVGFGSIGRQTAFLAKALGLKVIAHSLETAPEIYAETGVEPVAELRDLLSRSDIVSLHLPLTASTKELIGATQFAAMRPGSFLVNTGRGGVVDEMALIHALDNGPLAGAGLDVFASENMPADHPLLHHPRLLLTPHIAGSTEASLARTAEDVASGVLAALAGERPRFLVNPAVWPQRRGARA